Below is a genomic region from Brassica oleracea var. oleracea cultivar TO1000 chromosome C9, BOL, whole genome shotgun sequence.
TAGGTCTTTCTACAAGATAATTAAACTATATACATTCACTTTTATGGCTACACGTGTCATAAAGAGAGCAAGGAAAGGTACGTAGTCGTGTGCTGAAAATCGGACGATGACGGTGAATATAGTTGAAAAGCTCAACTAACAACACATTTCACTCAGCTAATATATATCTTGTTTATTACCAATACATTTATTTCATGAACTCATGTGTTTGTGTTCTTCCCTTCATGAGCTATATTTTTGTGTTTTCATTTTTCTCTGTTCCATATAAAATTAAAATAAACTAGATTGTTATTGATCGATCTATGGCGAAGTTGACAAAGAGAATAGGTGCGCTTGTGCTGCGGTTAGCGGCCTTTGGGGCGGCTCTCGCTGCTTTGATAGTTATGGTCACTAGCCGCGAGAGAGCTTCCTTCTTTGCCGTCTCTCTTGAAGCTAAGTACACCGATATGGCCGCCTTTAAGTATGTTAAATGCAAACAAAAATCAATTATGTTCATCTCATAAGTTATGTGAATATTTTTAGCTAGTAATTGGGTATAACATGTTTTGTAGGTATTTTGTGATCGCAAACGCTGTCGTGAGTGTTTACAGCTTTCTAGTTCTGTTTCTTCCTAAGGAGAGTTTACTGTGGAAGTTCGTCGTCGTCTTGGATTTGGTAATAATTGGTTTATTGTTTTTAGTACTTCTCTTCGTTCATTAATTCATTTGCATTCTATCTCTAAGCATAGTTTTTTCTAAAGGTAATATTATTGTTGATATCTAGTAGTTTGATGTGTTCAGAGGAATAAAAGCATTTTTATTGGTGAAATGCTGAAAAATAATAAAATGTTGATTATTATAGTTGAAATAAACAATTTTTTTTTAGAAGAACAAAAATCACAATATTATATTTTGCATGAGAGTTTTTTCACGAAATTCTCATATTTCCTCTTATTATCATTTATCGTTGAGATACTTTCTAAGAACTCTTTACACTACAAGAAAACAGGGGGATTCTGATGGCCGAAATCGTCGGAAATTCGTCGGAATCGGTCTATTCTGACGAATTTCCGACGAACCCGTCCGTCGGTATCGTTTCGTCGGAAAAAAAAAATTNNNNNNNNNNNNNNNNNNNNNNNNNNNNNNNNNNNNNNNNNNNNNNNNNNNNNNNNNNNNNNNNNNNNNNNNNNNNNNNNNNNNNNNNNNNNNNNNNNNNNNNNNNNNNNNNNNNNNNNNNNNNNNNNNNNNNNNNNNNNNNNNNNNNNNNNNNNNNNNNNNNNNNNNNNNNNNNNNNNNNNNNNNNNNNNNNNNNNNNNNNNNNNNNNNNNNNNNNNNNNNNNNNNNNNNNNNNNNNNNNNNNNNNNNNNNNNNNNNNNNNNNNNNNNNNNNNNNNNNNNNNNNNNNNNNNNNNNNNNNNNNNNNNNNNNNNNNNNNNNNNNNNNNNNNNNNNNNNNNNNNNNNNNNNNNNNNNNNNNNNNNNNNNNNNNNNNNNNNNNNNNNNNNNNNNNNNNNNNNNNNNNNNNNNNNNNNNNNNNNNNNNNNNNNNNNNNNNNNNNNNNNNNNNNNNNNNNNNNNNNNNNNNNNNNNNNNNNNNNNNNNNNNNNNNNNNNNNNNNNNNNNNNNNNNNNNNNNNNNNNNNNNNNNNNNNNNNNNNNNNNNNNNNNNNNNNNNNNNNNNNNNNNNNNNNNNNNNNNNNNNNNNNNNNNNNNNNNNNNNNNNNNNNNNNNNNNNNNNNNNNNNNNNNNNNNNNNNNNNNNNNNNNNNNNNNNNNNNNNNNNNNNNNNNNNNNNNNNNNNNNNNNNNNNNNNNNNNNNNNNNNNNNNNNNNNNNNNNNNNNNNNNNNNNNNNNNNNNNNNNNNNNNNNNNNNNNNNNNNNNNNNNNNNNNNNNNNNNNNNNNNNNNNNNNNNNNNNNNNNNNNNNNNNNNNNNNNNNNNNNNNNNNNNNNNNNNNNNNNNNNNNNNNNNNNNNNNNNNNNNNNNNNNNNNNNNNNNNNNNNNNNNNNNNNNNNNNNNNNNNNNNNNNNNNNNNNNNNNNNNNNNNNNNNNNNNNNNNNNNNNNNNNNNNNNNNNNNNNNNNNNNNNNNNNNNNNNNNNNNNNNNNNNNNNNNNNNNNNNNNNNNNNNNNNNNNNNNNNNNNNNNNNNNNNNNNNNNNNNNNNNNNNNNNNNNNNNNNNNNNNNNNNNNNNNNNNNNNNNNNNNNNNNNNNNNNNNNNNNNNNNNNNNNNNNNNNNNNNNNNNNNNNNNNNNNNNNNNNNNNNNNNNNNNNNNNNNNNNNNNNNNNNNNNNNNNNNNNNNNNNNNNNNNNNNNNNNNNNNNNNNNNNNNNNNNNNNNNNNNNNNNNNNNNNNNNNNNNNNNNNNNNNNNNNNNNNNNNNNNNNNNNNNNNNNNNNNNNNNNNNNNNNNNNNNNNNNNNNNNNNNNNNNNNNNNNNNNNNNNNNNNNNNNNNNNNNNNNNNNNNNNNNNNNNNNNNNNNNNNNNNNNNNNNNNNNNNNNNNNNNNNNNNNNNNNNNNNNNNNNNNNNNNNNNNNNNNNNNNNNNNNNNNNNNNNNNNNNNNNNNNNNNNNNNNNNNNNNNNNNNNNNNNNNNNNNNNNNNNNNNNNNNNNNNNNNNNNNNNNNNNNNNNNNNNNNNNNNNNNNNNNNNNNNNNNNNNNNNNNNNNNNNNNNNNNNNNNNNNNNNNNNNNNNNNNNNNNNNNNNNNNNNNNNNNNNNNNNNNNNNNNNNNNNNNNNNNNNNNNNNNNNNNNNNNNNNNNNNNNNNNNNNNNNNNNNNNNNNNNNNNNNNNNNNNNNNNNNNNNNNNNNNNNNNNNNNNNNNNNNNNNNNNNNNNNNNNNNNNNNNNNNNNNNNNNNNNNNNNNNNNNNNNNNNNNNNNNNNNNNNNNNNNNNNNNNNNNNNNNNNNNNNNNNNNNNNNNNNNNNNNNNNNNNNNNNNNNNNNNNNNNNNNNNNNNNNNNNNNNNNNNNNNNNNNNNNNNNNNNNNNNNNNNNNNNNNNNNNNNNNNNNNNNNNNNNNNNNNNNNNNNNNNNNNNNNNNNNNNNNNNNNNNNNNNNNNNNNNNNNNNNNNNNNNNNNNNNNNNNNNNNNNNNNNNNNNNNNNNNNNNNNNNNNNNNNNNNNNNNNNNNNNNNNNNNNNNNNNNNNNNNNNNNNNNNNNNNNNNNNNNNNNNNNNNNNNNNNNNNNNNNNNNNNNNNNNNNNNNNNNNNNNNNNNNNNNNNNNNNNNNNNNNNNNNNNNNNNNNNNNNNNNNNNNNNNNNNNNNNNNNNNNNNNNNNNNNNNNNNNNNNNNNNNNNNNNNNNNNNNNNNNNNNNNNNNNNNNNNNNNNNNNNNNNNNNNNNNNNNNNNNNNNNNNNNNNNNNNNNNNNNNNNNNNNNNNNNNNNNNNNNNNNNNNNNNNNNNNNNNNNNNNNNNNNNNNNNNNNNNNNNNNNNNNNNNNNNNNNNNNNNNNNNNNNNNNNNNNNNNNNNNNNNNNNNNNNNNNNNNNNNNNNNNNNNNNNNNNNNNNNNNNNNNNNNNNNNNNNNNNNNNNNNNNNNNNNNNNNNNNNNNNNNNNNNNNNNNNNNNNNNNNNNNNNNNNNNNNNNNNNNNNNNNNNNNNNNNNNNNNNNNNNNNNNNNNNNNNNNNNNNNNNNNNNNNNNNNNNNNNNNNNNNNNNNNNNNNNNNNNNNNNNNNNNNNNNNNNNNNNNNNNNNNNNNNNNNNNNNNNNNNNNNNNNNNNNNNNNNNNNNNNNNNNNNNNNNNNNNNNNNNNNNNNNNNNNNNNNNNNNNNNNNNNNNNNNNNNNNNNNNNNNNNNNNNNNNNNNNNNNNNNNNNNNNNNNNNNNNNNNNNNNNNNNNNNNNNNNNNNNNNNNNNNNNNNNNNNNNNNNNNNNNNNNNNNNNNNNNNNNNNNNNNNNNNNNNNNNNNNNNNNNNNNNNNNNNNNNNNNNNNNNNNNNNNNNNNNNNNNNNNNNNNNNNNNNNNNNNNNNNNNNNNNNNNNNNNNNNNNNNNNNNNNNNNNNNNNNNNNNNNNNNNNNNNNNNNNNNNNNNNNNNNNNNNNNNNNNNNNNNNNNNNNNNNNNNNNNNNNNNNNNNNNNNNNNNNNNNNNNNNNNNNNNNNNNNNNNNNNNNNNNNNNNNNNNNNNNNNNNNNNNNNNNNNNNNNNNNNNNNNNNNNNNNNNNNNNNNNNNNNNNNNNNNNNNNNNNNNNNNNNNNNNNNNNNNNNNNNNNNNNNNNNNNNNNNNNNNNNNNNNNNNNNNNNNNNNNNNNNNNNNNNNNNNNNNNNNNNNNNNNNNNNNNNNNNNNNNNNNNNNNNNNNNNNNNNNNNNNNNNNNNNNNNNNNNNNNNNNNNNNNNNNNNNNNNNNNNNNNNNNNNNNNNNNNNNNNNNNNNNNNNNNNNNNNNNNNNNNNNNNNNNNNNNNNNNNNNNNNNNNNNNNNNNNNNNNNNNNNNNNNNNNNNNNNNNNNNNNNNNNNNNNNNNNNNNNNNNNNNNNNNNNNNNNNNNNNNNNNNNNNNNNNNNNNNNNNNNNNNNNNNNNNNNNNNNNNNNNNNNNNNNNNNNNNNNNNNNNNNNNNNNNNNNNNNNNNNNNNNNNNNNNNNNNNNNNNNNNNNNNNNNNNNNNNNNNNNNNNNNNNNNNNNNNNNNNNNNNNNNNNNNNNNNNNNNNNNNNNNNNNNNNNNNNNNNNNNNNNNNNNNNNNNNNNNNNNNNNNNNNNNNNNNNNNNNNNNNNNNNNNNNNNNNNNNNNNNNNNNNNNNNNNNNNNNNNNNNNNNNNNNNNNNNNNNNNNNNNNNNNNNNNNNNNNNNNNNNNNNNNNNNNNNNNNNNNNNNNNNNNNNNNNNNNNNNNNNNNNNNNNNNNNNNNNNNNNNNNNNNNNNNNNNNNNNNNNNNNNNNNNNNNNNNNNNNNNNNNNNNNNNNNNNNNNNNNNNNNNNNNNNNNNNNNNNNNNNNNNNNNNNNNNNNNNNNNNNNNNNNNNNNNNNNNNNNNNNNNNNNNNNNNNNNNNNNNNNNNNNNNNNNNNNNNNNNNNNNNNNNNNNNNNNNNNNNNNNNNNNNNNNNNNNNNNNNNNNNNNNNNNNNNNNNNNNNNNNNNNNNNNNNNNNNNNNNNNNNNNNNNNNNNNNNNNNNNNNNNNNNNNNNNNNNNNNNNNNNNNNNNNNNNNNNNNNNNNNNNNNNNNNNNNNNNNNNNNNNNNNNNNNNNNNNNNNNNNNNNNNNNNNNNNNNNNNNNNNNNNNNNNNNNNNNNNNNNNNNNNNNNNNNNNNNNNNNNNNNNNNNNNNNNNNNNNNNNNNNNNNNNNNNNNNNNNNNNNNNNNNNNNNNNNNNNNNNNNNNNNNNNNNNNNNNNNNNNNNNNNNNNNNNNNNNNNNNNNNNNNNNNNNNNNNNNNNNNNNNNNNNNNNNNNNNNNNNNNNNNNNNNNNNNNNNNNNNNNNNNNNNNNNNNNNNNNNNNNNNNNNNNNNNNNNNNNNNNNNNNNNNNNNNNNNNNNNNNNNNNNNNNNNNNNNNNNNNNNNNNNNNNNNNNNNNNNNNNNNNNNNNNNNNNNNNNNNNNNNNNNNNNNNNNNNNNNNNNNNNNNNNNNNNNNNNNNNNNNNNNNNCGTCGGAAAATACCGATGGAATTCCGACGACTTTGCTGTTAATCGGAATGTCGTCGGAATTCCGTCGGAATATACCGACGAACTTCCGACGACTACAACGGTTACATTTTTTATCGGAATGTCGTCGAAAAGTCGTCGGAAAATTCCGACGAACCGTATGTCGTCGGAATTCCGTCGGAAATGGCCGACGGAATTCCGACGACTTCATTTTTTTGGATTTGGTCGGAAATTTGTCAGTATTCCGTCGCAAATGTCCGACGACCTTGGTGTCCGTCGGAACCTCCGTCGGAATTCGGTGTGTTTTCTTGTAGTGTTAATGGAGATGTTCTAGTAAATTAATCTTTGAATGGAAAGTTAAAACATGCACTTTCAAAAAAAAAAGGTTAAAACAAATAAACTTGAATGTAATGTGTCTTAGTCACACGCTTTATTATAGGTTGTCAGGTGACGACTATATCAACATACATACGAATTGTCACATTAACTTTTGACCGTTTTGGTGAATGTATTGGAGTTGATGACAATGCTACTAACGTCAAGCATATCAGCGGCGTTAGCGGTGGCGCAAGTGGGAAAGAAAGGAAACGCAAACGCAGGTTGGCTTCCAATTTGCGGCCAAGTTCCAAAGTTTTGCGATCAGGTCACCGGAGCTCTCATTGCCGGCTTCGTCGCGCTCGTCCTCTACGTCTTGTTACTCTTATACTCTCTTCACTCCGTCGTCGATCCTTTTCTTCTCCAGAAATCTTGAATCTAACTTCTTTTCCCACTCAGTATCAGTTAATATACGTTTCAATATCTATATTATACGTCGTTTGTGTATTGTATTTATATGTTTTCTGTTTTATATGTCGAGATTGTCATAGTATTTCATTTTATGGACTAATTAACATTATAGACTGAACCAACTCTCGTAAACTCTTACTCATGAAAAAATATATATCAATGCTTCATATGTACATCTATCAATCATTTGATTCGTATTTTATTATAGTATCAACAAATTTGTGATACAAACCTAAACATGTGCAATAACTTCAGCGAACGAAATGGATATAGAGACATCTTCCCCTAGCTATGGAAATGAGTATTTGATCAGAACGTAATTGCACGTGTTAGCTAGTCATTTCTCTCAGTGTAACAAAACACCATTTATGAAAAAACACTGAGCATGGGCAAGTTTCGTCTTCACCTCCGTTAATCTTTTGCATCGTAAAAACAATCGATGTTACAAAACATGTTTTGTTTTAACGTTGCAAAAATGTCAGGCTGGATTTGAATGTCATGTTATGCCGACTTTACTAGTTTGTGTAACCAACTAAACTGTTAAAATATGCGTAATTACAAAACTGTCAGATTTAGTTTCACAAAATCTAGTAACTTCATGTACCATAAACCGTGATATTCGAGCTGATATTTCAAATATATAATTACCTTCAAAGTTCGTGTTCTCAAATGATTAGATTATATCTTTTGATTGTCTGTAAAGACAAAAACTGAATTGGGATATTATAATCTTTCGGCAAGAAAAATATATAATACTAATTTCAGAAAGTATTATGTTGAATTGTTGAGCACCAAATACACATAAACCGGCAGATATGGACATGTTTACGTGGGATCACTGGGATGGAAGTTTTGCTTCTGTATTGGTATCGCGAACCGGTTTGTAGTAGCGAAAATAACATTATCATTTTCAGATTTCATCATCGTCAAATTCAACGTTACATTTGAACAGGCTTGTAGTGAATGCACATGTGGCATGTGTAAAAGATAAAGAAAATTGTGAGCCTTTTTGTTAATACGAAAAAGCCAAAAACATTATTATTTCCATCATCGGCAAATTTAATGTTAAATTTGCTCCACATCATTCAGAGGGTATATGTATATTTTTCTAATGCTTCGGTGAAGCACATGCGACCATTTGTTGCGTCAGAAGTCAGAACAAAAGGAAGATTCCATCTAATGGATTATAATCCCACATGCCCATTTTTAAACTATACAAAATAACTTATAATAGTCCCATAAGAGCATTAAGATAAACTGAACCAAAAAATATCTCGAATGCTGGTGAATCTAGTCTCGAATGCTGCTGAACACTCCTGATATTAGAATTTGGCAGAAAATATTCATACTAATAACAATAAATACATTTCAAAAAAAGAAAATAGTAGTAAATAAAAACAATTAATATGTTATATTATTGTTTCTCTGAGCTGTTACCATCACATTAACAATTTACATTCTATCCTTTTGATGAAAAATATTATAAAATGTTAAAAGAAGTTATTAGAAAAGGAGAAGGAAACAGGGGGAGAGCATGGAGGGGTCCCATGTGTGTTTCGAAAAGCAGCAAACATGACTTTGTAAAGTCTTGTTTTAGCGTCCAAAGCGGTCTCACTCGCCGTTCAGCGAGCTTTAGCTGTTAAATTTTCTTGAAATAAATCGCTCTACTTGTTTTTTTTTTTTTTTTTTTTTTACCTGGGGNNNNNNNNNNNNNNTAACCCGGGCCTATGGAAGGGCCCAGACTAATCCCCAAGGGGAGGTGCAGCCCACGGATAGATCCTCTCTCTGGGTATGCAAATGGACCCTAAAGCATGGACTCATATCCGTGTGGGGTGTCCAGAGACATCATGAGGTAGTTCCTTCCAGCAGGGTTCGAACTCGCAATCTGGGTGCAGGAAGGAGCCCGTCCTTACCATTGGGCCATGATGTTTTTTATTTTTGTTTCTTTCAAGTTTTCAACCCACTTGTATTAATAACAATAATGATATTGCTAATCTTGAACAAATCGTGGATTGTCTTTTCTTCCAATGATATCATCCTTAGTCAAAAGTCAAAACATCTCAAATTAAATAAGTATAGAGTTGTGAATTTTTTAAAAAGTATAGAGTATATAAAATTAGCATTTGCGAATGTTTTTAAAAGTTTGGCGTTTGTATGGATCACTGTCAGTGTCATGAATCATTCGGTGACTGCAAAATTTTATATGACAAAAAAAAAGAGAGTTGATACTTACCATTCTCGATATTTTGAAATTTTTTTCGTCGTTAATACAAACTCAACATTTTCGAAATCTTGGATTAAAAATAAAAAATATGGACAAAACGGTACTTATTAATTAATTATGTACTAGCGTCTTGACATTATTAATATAGATATAATTATAAGAACAAGAAACGTATATGCACAAACCCTCAAACCAAATTTAAATAGTGTTACAAAACAAGGGATGTACTTGTTATGAAAAATTAATATATAACCATTCTTAACATTTTTTACCTAACCCTTAAACTTTATAAATAAAAATACGTAATATCCCGATAGAAATATTTTAAAATTTTGATTTGATTATTTATGTTATCAAAGTGCATTTATTTTTTCGGTCACGTATATATTTAAAATTTCAACATTAAAAGTGTTTAAGATGGAGTAGTGAAAATATAGACGACCTACCATAAAATTATTTGTGATATCATTTGAATAAGACTAAAACACGGACAAAAATAATATAGTGATTGCATTGTTATTAAACAATTATTTGGATTTGAAAAGAAATAACTCATTGAATGAAGCCTATGAACCGAGTAAACGGACGTGGATAGCCTAAGCGGTTGGACCGTACAAAATTTATGACCAACAAGAAAATGAAATTGATTTTTTTTTTGACGAAAAAATGAAATTGATTTTAGAAAGTAACAAAATGGTTCCCGATTTCAATACTTCAATGTTTTTTTATGCCGACTTTCTTTTCCTCTTTTACTTGCATGATAAGGAAACGAGAGAGGTTGAAGAAACAAAGAAACTTCCTAAGCATTTAGAAATGTATCTTCAAAAAATCTAGTATTTACCAAGTA
It encodes:
- the LOC106317285 gene encoding CASP-like protein 1C1, which codes for MAKLTKRIGALVLRLAAFGAALAALIVMVTSRERASFFAVSLEAKYTDMAAFKYFVIANAVVSVYSFLVLFLPKESLLWKFVVVLDLLMTMLLTSSISAALAVAQVGKKGNANAGWLPICGQVPKFCDQVTGALIAGFVALVLYVLLLLYSLHSVVDPFLLQKS